Proteins encoded together in one Lepus europaeus isolate LE1 chromosome 13, mLepTim1.pri, whole genome shotgun sequence window:
- the LOC133772210 gene encoding signal peptidase complex catalytic subunit SEC11A-like translates to MLSLDFFDDVRRMNKRQLYYQVLNLGMIVSSALMIWKGLMVITGSESPIVVVLSGSMEPAFHRGDLLFLTNRVEDPIQVGEIVVFRIEGREIPIVHRVLKIHEKQNGHIKFLTKGDNNAVDDRGLYKQGQHWLEKKDVVGRAQGFVPYIGIVTILINDYP, encoded by the coding sequence ATGCTGTCTCTAGACTTTTTCGACGATGTGCGGAGAATGAACAAGAGGCAGCTCTATTACCAAGTCCTAAATTTGGGGATGATTGTCTCCTCGGCACTAATGATCTGGAAGGGGTTGATGGTAATAACTGGAAGTGAAAGTCCGATTGTAGTGGTGCTCAGTGGCAGCATGGAGCCTGCATTTCACAGAGGAGATCTTCTCTTCCTAACAAATCGGGTTGAAGATCCCATACAAGTGGGAGAAATTGTTGTTTTTAGGATAGAAGGAAGAGAGATTCCTATAGTTCATCGAGTCTTAAAGATTCATGAAAAGCAAAATGGACATATTAAGTTTCTGACCAAAGGAGATAATAATGCAGTTGATGACCGAGGCCTCTACAAACAAGGACAACACTGGCTAGAGAAAAAGGACGTGGTGGGCAGAGCCCAGGGGTTTGTCCCTTATATTGGAATTGTGACAATTCTCATAAATGACTATCCCTAA